The sequence below is a genomic window from Desulfovibrionales bacterium.
CTACGAGAAAGAGCATCCCTTTAGTCAGGGAGTGATTGACGGCGTGAAAGACGGCGCCGAAGATTCCGTCCCCGCCCAAGCCCACTCCCAGGGAGAGGATGCCCATATGTTCTACACTGGAGTAGGCCAGCATTCGTTTAAAATCCGTCTGGGCAATGATGAACACGGCGGCAACGGCCATGGACACGAGGCCGAAGGCAATAAACGCCTCCCGGCCAAAGGCCTCGATACCGGCTGCGCTGCACACCTGCTGGATGCGCAGGATGCCCAGGAATGCGCAGTTGAGGAGTGCTCCGGAGAGAAGCGCCGAAACAAGCGATGGGGATTCACTGTGTGCGTCGGGCAGCCAGGTATGCATGGGGGCAAGTCCCATCTTGGTCCCATACCCGATCAGAAGCAGTACGAACGCGGCTTTCAACCAGGGCACGTTCAGCTTGCCGGCCTGCGCCATGAGATCGGCCACAACGAGCGGTATGGGACCGCTACCGGGAGCCGATGCGGCTACGGTAAGGAAAAAATTGCCAAGCAGGGCCAGAGCGATCCCGACCGAGCAGAGCAATAGGTACTTCCAGGTGGCCTCGAGAGAGCGGTCGTGCCGGTGGAAATATATCAGGGGGGCGCTGGCCAGGGTCGTAGCCTCGACCGCCACCCAGAGGAGCCCGAAATGCTGGCTTATGGTCACGAGCGTCATGGTGGCCAGAAAGAAGAGGAGGCACCCGGTGAATACCGCCTCCGGGGCATTGGTAAAGAGCACGCCCTCTTCAAAGTCTTTCCGCTCGCCGTGGGGTTCACGCTTCAGGTACCCCAGCGCGTAGAGAGCGGAGGCCAGAAAAAGCACACTGGTAATGCTCAAGAAGACGAGGCCGCCCGCATCTACGGCCAGCCACCCGCCCAGGGCTGGAGCCGGTCTTTTCATCCATGAGGCCGCG
It includes:
- a CDS encoding proton-conducting transporter membrane subunit; the encoded protein is MTLALVLIPAAAALACFVIRYDALRRALLVATALAHLAMTAASWMKRPAPALGGWLAVDAGGLVFLSITSVLFLASALYALGYLKREPHGERKDFEEGVLFTNAPEAVFTGCLLFFLATMTLVTISQHFGLLWVAVEATTLASAPLIYFHRHDRSLEATWKYLLLCSVGIALALLGNFFLTVAASAPGSGPIPLVVADLMAQAGKLNVPWLKAAFVLLLIGYGTKMGLAPMHTWLPDAHSESPSLVSALLSGALLNCAFLGILRIQQVCSAAGIEAFGREAFIAFGLVSMAVAAVFIIAQTDFKRMLAYSSVEHMGILSLGVGLGGDGIFGAVFHAVNHSLTKGMLFLVAGNLLTVYATKSTARVRGILQLVPASGVLWVAGFLSITGAPPFGTFVSEFIILKAAFDKGYTAVAVTYLLLLSTIFAGMAAIVIRMAQGKAPEDQGPSRAEPLLALVPAAALGAFVLMLGLYLPPFLGRTLHEAAIMLGGS